The DNA region TCAATTTTTAATGGAAGATGTCGATGTGGTGGTGGCAACAATCGCATTTGGAATGGGCATTGATAAACCCGATGTGCGATTTGTAATCCATCACGATATCCCAAAAAGTATTGAAAGCTATTATCAGGAAACCGGACGTGCGGGTCGAGATGGGGGCGAAGGCCATTGTTTAGCTTTCTATTCCTACAAAGACATTGAAAAGCTAGAAAAATTCATGTCGGGCAAACCAGTAGCCGAACAGGAAATTGGTCATGCGCTGTTGCAAGAGGTGGTGGCTTTTGCCGAAACTTCCATTTCGCGACGGAAATTCATTCTACATTATTTTGGGGAAGAATTTGATAACGAAACCGGAGAAGGTGGTGATATGGACGATAACGTTCGTCACCCAAAAAAGAAAATTGAAGCGAAAGATGATGTGAAACTGCTTTTGGAAGTGATTGAAAAGACGAATCAAAAATACAAATCGAAAGACTTGGTGAACGTTTTGGTAGGCAAGGAAAATGCACTTATTAATTCGCACAAAACCAATGAACAGCCCTTTTTTGGACAAGGAAAAGCCAAAGACAAAAAATATTGGATGGCACTTTTAAGACAGGCTTTGGTGGCTGGTTATCTTAAAAAAGATATTGAAACCTATGGCGTTATTAAACTTTCAAAGGAGGGTAAAGATTTCATAAAGAAACCGCAGTCGTTTATGATGACTGAAGACCACGTTTTCGATAGCGCTGAAGATGACGGAAATATTATCACCGCGGCTAAAGGTGGTGGAGCAGTGGCCGACGAAGCTTTGATGGGCATGCTCAAGGATCTTCGTAAAAAGAATGCCAAGAAATTAGGCGTTCCGCCATTTGTAATTTTTCAAGATCCGTCGTTGGAAGATATGGCACTTAAATACCCGACCACGATTGCAGAATTGAGCAATGTACATGGTGTTGGAGATGGAAAAGCCAAAAAATACGGAAAGGATTTTGTGGCTATGATAGCCAAATATGTCGAGGAAAATGATATTGTTAGGCCAGATGACTTGGTGGTTAAATCAACGGGTGTAAATTCTTCAAATAAACTTTACATTATTCAAAATGTAGATCGCAAACTGCCGTTGGATGACATTGCTGCTTCCAAAGGCATGAGTATGGAAGAATTCATAAAGGAAATGGAAGCCATTGTTTATTCAGGAACAAAACTGAACATCGATTATTGGATTGACGACGTTTTGGATGAGGACCAGCAAGAAGAAATCCATGAATATTTTATGGAATCGGAATCTGATGATATCAAATCAGCCATTGAAGAATTTGATGGCGATTACGACGATGAAGAGCTGCGCTTATACCGAATTAAATTTATAAGCGAAGTGGCTAATTAAACTTTGTGTCTAACTTCGTACTTCCCACTTTGTTTTCTATCTTTACACTTTCTTAAAAATTAGAACAATGCAAGACGGATTATACGCAAAATTCAATACTACAAAAGGAGAAATCCTAGTGGCTCTAGAGTACCAAAAAACACCGGGAACTGTTGGTAACTTTGTGGCTTTGGCCGAAGGAAATTTAGAAAATAATGCTAAACCACAGGGTAAACCTTATTATGATGGCTTAAAGTTCCACAGAGTCATTCCAGATTTTATGATTCAGGGAGGCTGTCCTCAAGGTTCGGGAGCAGGTAACCCGGGTTATCAGTTCGATGACGAGTTTCACCCGGATTTAAAACACGATGGCCCAGGCATATTGTCTATGGCCAATGCAGGGCCAGGAACCAACGGAAGCCAGTTTTTCATCACGCATGTTGAAACGCCTTGGTTGGATAACAAACACACGGTTTTCGGAAAAGTGGAGCACGGACAAGAAGTGGTTGATGCTATTGCGCAAGGCGATAAAATCGAATCTTTGGAAATAGTACGTGTTGGTGATGAAGCTGAAAATTTCAATGCCGTTGAAGCTTTTAGAGTGTTTGAAGGTGCTCGTGAAAAAAGAATTGCTGAAGCTAAAGAAGCGGCCGAAGCCGAATTGGATAAAATAGCTGCAGGATTTAAAAAGACCGATAGTGGTTTGCGTTACCAAATTCTTCAAGAAGGCAACGGCACAAAAGCCGATAAGGGAAAAACGGTTTCTGTACATTACAAAGGGCAGTTGTCTGATGGAACGGTTTTCGATTCGTCGTACAAACGTAACGAACCTATCGAATTCCCCATTGGAGTGGGGCAGGTTATTCCGGGTTGGGACGAAGGTATCCAACTTTTAAAAGTGGGCGATAAAGCCCGTTTGGTAATACCTAGCCACTTAGGCTACGGTAGCCGAGGTGCTGGCGGTGTTATTCCACCAGATGCTACATTGGTATTTGATGTAGAGCTTATGAATGTGAAGTAAGCCACTTTCAAATAATAACATATCAAAAAGCATCTAAATTTATTTAGGTGCTTTTTTGTTTTTCGAAACCGTTGTAATGTGTTACTAAATTGATTCCCCAATGGGCTAGCGCTTCGACCCCGCTCAGCGTGACAGTGATGTATAACGAAAATTAAAAGTAGCTACTGTTGAAAAGGAAACAGAAAAATTTCAAACAATTCCGTTTTGTATTCAGAATATAAAATTTAGTATAGGCGTCAATTCGAGTGGATTTTTCGATTGAAATGAGAAAAATTTTTATCGAGAATTGGACTTTGCCTATCTCGAAGTTCTCGATACAATTTCTCGTGCCTCAAAATCACTCGAACAGACGCATAAACTATTATATGTAAAAACCAATTAAATAATCTTCTTGATCACACGAAGCTTATGGGTGTGCATCCTTCTGTCAGCATTGTAAATGCCAGAATGGTCCAAACGGTCAATTCTCACTTTTCCGTGGGCGTGGATGATGTAGTTGTCTTTCATAATAATACCTACGTGCGTTATGATGCCCTCTTGATTGTCAAAAAACGCCAAATCGCCCGGTTCGCTTTCTTCAATAAAACTGAGGGCTTCACCTTGAGTTGCTTGCTGTGAGGCATCACGGAGTAAATTATAGCCATTTAACTTATATACCATTTGGGTAAAACCAGAGCAGTCGATGCCAAAAGGTGTTTTTCCTCCCCATAAATAGGGGGCGTCTAAAAATAGAAAAGCTGTTTTTATAATATTCGATTTGTCATTTTTGCAATCAATAAACCCGCCATCGTAATTATGATTCAAAAGCGGAAGACCGTTTAAGGTTGCTCCAATGGAAATGGGGAATATTTGGTGATTTTCGTCTTCAATAAATTCAACCAAATCGGTCGAAAGTTTTTGGGGTTGGCTGTTCAGCGCTTTATAGGCTGCCTCGTTAATTTCAAGGTATTGTTTGTTGTCTATCCAGCCTTCATATTTATCAAAAGAAAGGCGGATTTTGCTCCAATTTTTGCGTTGTTCCAAAACCTTAAAAAATTCACCGTATAGTACTTGCGATACCAATTCGCTAGTGTCGGCCGGTTCATTTCTAAGTGGGACAATGCTTAAATTACAAATTCCGTATTGCATTAAATACTTTTAGTTGCGTTCAATAATCATTGCCGATGCCCCTCCGCCGCCGTTACAAATGGCTGCCGCACCTATTTTTGCTTGGTTTTGTTCTAAAACGTTGAGAAGCGTAATTAAAATTCTAACTCCAGAACAACCCAATGGGTGACCCAAAGAAACCGCTCCGCCATTTACATTGACGTTGGAATCGTTAAGGCCTAAAATTTTCATATTGGCCAAACCAACAACCGAAAACGCTTCATTAAATTCAAAATAATCGACTTTGTCAATTGTAATATTAGCTTTTTTTAATGCTTTGGGTAGCGCCTTTGCCGGGGCCGTTGTAAACCATTCGGGTTCCTGTGCAGCATCGGCGTAGCTTTTAATGGTTGCCAGAGGTTTCAAGCCTAATTCATCAGCTTTCCTTTTACTCATTAAAACCATGGCACCGGCACCATCGTTTATCGTGGATGCATTGGCTGCTGTTACGGTACCTTCTTTTGAAAATACCGGCCGCAATTGCGGAATTTTATCTATCCTAACATTTTTATATTCTTCATCTTCGGTAACGATAACAGGGTCACCTTTTCGTTGTGGAACTTCAACGGGTACGATTTCATTGTTGAATTTTCCGTTGTTCCAAGCTTCCGCTGATCGTTTATAAGATTGGATAGCGTAAGCATCTTGTTCTTCCCTTGAAAATTTATATTTAACGGCGCAAGCATCGGCACAAACCCCCATGGCATTTTGGTCGTAGGCGTCAACCAAACCATCTTTCTGCATGCCGTCTACTAAAGTTGTTGGTCCAAATTTGGTTCCTGTACGGGCGTGTAGGTAATGTGGGATAAGGCTCATGTTTTCCATGCCTCCGGCAACTACTATTTCGGCATCGCCAAGAGCAATAGCTTGTGCGGCCTGCATAACGGCTTTCATCCCCGAAGCACATACTTTGTTTACCGTTGTACACGGTACCGTGTTGGGAATGCCCGCATATATCGCAGCTTGACGCGCAGGAGCTTGCCCTGAACCTGCTTGTACCACATGCCCCATTAAAACCTCTTCAACAAATTCTGGTTTAAGATTTATTTTTTCCAGAGCACCCTTTATGGCAATGGCACCCAATTTTGGGGCAGGTATGGTAGACAAAGCCCCCATAAAGCTGCCAATGGGGGTTCTGGCGGCAGAAACAATAACAACTTGGTTATCCATTAGTTTAAAATCTTTACTTTAGTACTTGCGAAAATAACGATTTTTTGATAGAAACTTGAACGTTTCAGCTATTATAAAAATAGCCCAAACCTCTTATAAATTTATTACTTTTGGTTTTTAGATGAAAGATTATATAAACGCCTTATACAGAAACCATTCCTTAATATACAAGGCATTATTGTTTCTGTGCACCACGGTTTTAATTGTTTACCTGTTCCCCAAAAGCGGAAAATTTAGATATACTTTTGAGAGAGGAAAGCCTTGGCAATCTGAAAGTTTACAGGCACCTTTCGATTTTGCCATTAAAAAAACGGGGGAAGAAATTGCAGCCGAAAAAAAGGAAATTGTTGAAAACGCACTACTGTATTTTAATTTAAATCCTTCGGTTGAAACTAAAGTGAGCGAGGGGTTTAAATCGCAGTTTGAAGCCACATTTTCTGATACGATATCCAGAGCCAGTTCGGAAAAACTTTTTAAAACCGGAGAGCATATTATCTCGCAGCTGTATGCTTTCGGTATTTTAAATGAAAACCACGATTTTCCTGAGGATAAAAGAATAGCCATTCTCGACGGACGTGAAAAAATTAAAGATGGTTTTTATTCCAATTTAATCAAACCGGATAATGTTCCTGGTGTTATAGATCAGGTATTGGAAAACAACAATCTAAAACATTACAAAACCTCTTTTGTTTCGTTGTTTTTCGATTTGGTAGAACCGAATTTAAGCTACAACAAAAATTTTACAGATAAGGCGCTTCAGGATGAGTTAAGTGAAATTTCATATACCAAAGGAAGCATTGCCAAGGAAACCTTGATCGTTTCGAAGGGTGAAGTGGTAGAGGGTAGTAAATACCAGATTTTAAAGTCTTTGCAATCGGAATATGAATCGCAGGTTTGGAGCCAGTCCAACTATAACTGGATCTTGTTTGCTTATACATTATTGGTGGCTTTGGTTTTACTTATGTTGTTTTTATTCTTAAAAAAGTATCGCCCCAAAGTTTTTGATGATAACACAAAAGTAACCTTTATTTTCTTTAACATTTCGTTGCTTATTTTTATAACCACATTGGTTGTAAAATATGACGCCAAGTACATTTACATAGTCCCCATTTGTATTTTGCCACTGGTTTTTAAAGCATTTTTCGATGCTAGATTGGGGTTGTTTGCCCATGTACTTACCGTATTGTTATTGGGATTTGTAGTGCCTAATAGCTACGAGTATATTTTTCTGCAGACCATAGCCGGAATTGTTACGATACTCACGGTTTCTGAACTTTACAAACGAGCCAATTTGTTTATTTCAGTAGGACAAATCACTCTAATTTATATTATCGCATATTTTGCTTTTTTTGTTATTCACGAGGGCAGCGTAGAAACCCTAAAATGGGAAACTTTCATTTGGTTTATATTATGTGGCCTGGCTACATTGTTTGTTCAGCCGCTTATTTATGCTTATGAAAAATTATTCGGTTTGGTGAGCGATGTGTCGCTTTTGGAGCTGTCTGACACGAATTCGAAGCTTTTAAAGGAATTGGCAAACGTGGCGCCGGGCACATTTCACCATTCATTAAATGTAGCCAATTTGGCTGAAGCTTCGGCCAACGAAATTGGAGCCAATGCGATGTTGGCAAGGGTGGGGGCATTGTATCATGATATTGGCAAAATGAAGAACCCTACGTATTTTACCGAAAACCAATCCACGGGAATCAATCCGCATGACGAACTCTCGGCCAAAGAGAGCGCTAGAATCATAACCGACCATGTAATTAATGGTATCGAAATTGCTCGGAAAAACAATTTGCCTGATCGGGTTATTGATTTTATACGTACGCATCACGGCACTAGTTTGGTGTATTACTTTTATATGAAAGAAAAAAAGGAATATGAAGTAGCAGATCCGGAGGATTTTAGTTATCCCGGCCCAAAACCCTTCAGTAAGGAAACCGCTATTTTAATGATGTGCGACAGTATTGAGGCCGCTTCAAAAAGTCTAAAAGAACCAAACTCCACAAAAATTGAGGCCTTTGTTGAAAATATAATTAATAAACAGGTAGAAGAAGGCCAGTTTTTAAATGCCAATATTACATTCAAAGAAATTCAATCGATAAAAAAAGTGCTAAAACACAAGCTAGCAAATATTTACCATTTAAGAATTGAATACCCTGAATAAAATTTATAAAAAAGTATAAAAATAGTTGTGTGCTTCTTAGGTTTAAATTACATTTGCAACCGCAATTTTATTGCAAGGTTCTTATTAAAGTTTAGGAGAGGTGCCAGAGTGGTAATGGAGCAGATTGCTAATCTGTCAACGCGTAAGTGTTGCCCGGGTTCGAATCCCGGTCTCTCCGCAAAATTCGGGGTGTAGCCTCTCGACTTCGCTAGAGATAAACTACACTACGATTTTTAAGTTGTACGGGGTGTAGCGTAGCCCGGTTATCGCGCCGCGTTTGGGACGCGGAGGTCGCAGGTTCGAATCCTGCCACCCCGACGAACCTAGTAATAGGTCAAAACAAAACACTGTTAATCTTATGGTTATCAGTGTTTTTTGTTTTTGGGCATTTTGTTTGCTGGCAAATAAAAGCATCTGTTTCCAATAAAAAGGTGTACAAATCGGTGAACACTTTCCCGTCAAAATTGTCGTAAATTTAATGGAGTTGCTACCTTTACTCGGACACAAAATTTAAGACCGTTTGTTACAAAACAAATATCTTAGAAACATGAAAAAACGATATTACAGCCCCGAATTAAAGGAACAGGCAGTTCGCTTAAGCTACCAGCGAGAGAACATAAAAGAGTTAGCGGACGAAATGGGCATAGAGGTCCAAAGGATTTACAAATGGCGCAGGGCAGCCAAAACAACCACGTCCCCTAA from Tamlana crocina includes:
- a CDS encoding RecQ family ATP-dependent DNA helicase, which produces MSITKTDLQDALKKYFGFGKFKGLQENVIDSLLSGNHTFVIMPTGGGKSLCYQLPALMSEGTAIVVSPLIALMKNQVDAIRGVSKEDGVAHVLNSSLNKTEVKRVKQDIVDGTTKLLYVAPESLTKEENVEFLKTVKISFLAIDEAHCISEWGHDFRPEYRNLRNIIGRIGENIPIIGLTATATPKVQEDIIKNLGITGAKTFKASFNRPNLYYEVRPKTKNVDVDIIRFIKQNEGKSGIVYCLSRKRVEELAQVLQVNGIKAVPYHAGLDAKSRSLYQDQFLMEDVDVVVATIAFGMGIDKPDVRFVIHHDIPKSIESYYQETGRAGRDGGEGHCLAFYSYKDIEKLEKFMSGKPVAEQEIGHALLQEVVAFAETSISRRKFILHYFGEEFDNETGEGGDMDDNVRHPKKKIEAKDDVKLLLEVIEKTNQKYKSKDLVNVLVGKENALINSHKTNEQPFFGQGKAKDKKYWMALLRQALVAGYLKKDIETYGVIKLSKEGKDFIKKPQSFMMTEDHVFDSAEDDGNIITAAKGGGAVADEALMGMLKDLRKKNAKKLGVPPFVIFQDPSLEDMALKYPTTIAELSNVHGVGDGKAKKYGKDFVAMIAKYVEENDIVRPDDLVVKSTGVNSSNKLYIIQNVDRKLPLDDIAASKGMSMEEFIKEMEAIVYSGTKLNIDYWIDDVLDEDQQEEIHEYFMESESDDIKSAIEEFDGDYDDEELRLYRIKFISEVAN
- a CDS encoding acetyl-CoA C-acyltransferase, with the translated sequence MDNQVVIVSAARTPIGSFMGALSTIPAPKLGAIAIKGALEKINLKPEFVEEVLMGHVVQAGSGQAPARQAAIYAGIPNTVPCTTVNKVCASGMKAVMQAAQAIALGDAEIVVAGGMENMSLIPHYLHARTGTKFGPTTLVDGMQKDGLVDAYDQNAMGVCADACAVKYKFSREEQDAYAIQSYKRSAEAWNNGKFNNEIVPVEVPQRKGDPVIVTEDEEYKNVRIDKIPQLRPVFSKEGTVTAANASTINDGAGAMVLMSKRKADELGLKPLATIKSYADAAQEPEWFTTAPAKALPKALKKANITIDKVDYFEFNEAFSVVGLANMKILGLNDSNVNVNGGAVSLGHPLGCSGVRILITLLNVLEQNQAKIGAAAICNGGGGASAMIIERN
- a CDS encoding peptidylprolyl isomerase, with protein sequence MQDGLYAKFNTTKGEILVALEYQKTPGTVGNFVALAEGNLENNAKPQGKPYYDGLKFHRVIPDFMIQGGCPQGSGAGNPGYQFDDEFHPDLKHDGPGILSMANAGPGTNGSQFFITHVETPWLDNKHTVFGKVEHGQEVVDAIAQGDKIESLEIVRVGDEAENFNAVEAFRVFEGAREKRIAEAKEAAEAELDKIAAGFKKTDSGLRYQILQEGNGTKADKGKTVSVHYKGQLSDGTVFDSSYKRNEPIEFPIGVGQVIPGWDEGIQLLKVGDKARLVIPSHLGYGSRGAGGVIPPDATLVFDVELMNVK
- a CDS encoding HDIG domain-containing metalloprotein; protein product: MKDYINALYRNHSLIYKALLFLCTTVLIVYLFPKSGKFRYTFERGKPWQSESLQAPFDFAIKKTGEEIAAEKKEIVENALLYFNLNPSVETKVSEGFKSQFEATFSDTISRASSEKLFKTGEHIISQLYAFGILNENHDFPEDKRIAILDGREKIKDGFYSNLIKPDNVPGVIDQVLENNNLKHYKTSFVSLFFDLVEPNLSYNKNFTDKALQDELSEISYTKGSIAKETLIVSKGEVVEGSKYQILKSLQSEYESQVWSQSNYNWILFAYTLLVALVLLMLFLFLKKYRPKVFDDNTKVTFIFFNISLLIFITTLVVKYDAKYIYIVPICILPLVFKAFFDARLGLFAHVLTVLLLGFVVPNSYEYIFLQTIAGIVTILTVSELYKRANLFISVGQITLIYIIAYFAFFVIHEGSVETLKWETFIWFILCGLATLFVQPLIYAYEKLFGLVSDVSLLELSDTNSKLLKELANVAPGTFHHSLNVANLAEASANEIGANAMLARVGALYHDIGKMKNPTYFTENQSTGINPHDELSAKESARIITDHVINGIEIARKNNLPDRVIDFIRTHHGTSLVYYFYMKEKKEYEVADPEDFSYPGPKPFSKETAILMMCDSIEAASKSLKEPNSTKIEAFVENIINKQVEEGQFLNANITFKEIQSIKKVLKHKLANIYHLRIEYPE
- a CDS encoding transposase, with product MKKRYYSPELKEQAVRLSYQRENIKELADEMGIEVQRIYKWRRAAKTTTSPKPEKPISDVL
- a CDS encoding C40 family peptidase, whose translation is MQYGICNLSIVPLRNEPADTSELVSQVLYGEFFKVLEQRKNWSKIRLSFDKYEGWIDNKQYLEINEAAYKALNSQPQKLSTDLVEFIEDENHQIFPISIGATLNGLPLLNHNYDGGFIDCKNDKSNIIKTAFLFLDAPYLWGGKTPFGIDCSGFTQMVYKLNGYNLLRDASQQATQGEALSFIEESEPGDLAFFDNQEGIITHVGIIMKDNYIIHAHGKVRIDRLDHSGIYNADRRMHTHKLRVIKKII